AGTTCCTTCCCAGGATGTACGGCCCCGAACTGGTGGATGCATTCGAGGAGTTCAAGCGCATCTGGGACCCGGACTGGAAGCTGAATCCGGGCAAGGTGGTGCGTCCCAACCGGATCGACGACGATCTCCGGATCGGCGCGCACTACCGCCCTCCGACGCCGCGCACGCACTTTCACTACCAGGAGGATGACTACAGCTTCGCGAAGGCGAGCGCCCGGTGCGTAGGAATCGGCGAGTGCCGCAAGACCGACGCGGGCACCATGTGCCCGAGCTACATGGTAACGATGGAGGAGATGCACTCGACGCGGGGGAGGGCGCATCTCTTGTTCGAGATGCTCCAAGGGAACCCGCTGCGCGGAGGCTGGCGGGATCCGGCGGTGAAAGAGGCGCTGGATCTCTGCCTGGCGTGCAAGGGCTGCAAAGGCGAGTGCCCCGTCAACGTGGACATCGCGACGTACAAGGCGGAGTTCCTTGCGCACTACTATGCTGGCCGCCTGCGCCCCCGCAGCGCGTATGCGATGGGGCTGATCCATTGGTGGTCGCGCATCGCCTCCCGCGTGCCCTCGGTGGCCAACGCGATCTCGCGCACTCCCGTCTTCAAGTGGGCCGGCGGCGTCGCGCTGTCGCGCGAGGTTCCGAAGTTCGCACCGCAGACGTTCCGTTCGTGGTTCGAAGCGCGGCCCCGTGTCGGCGGCGCGGGCGAGCGCGTCCTGCTTTGGGCAGACACCTTCAACAACTTCTTCCATCCGGAAGTGGCGCAGGCCGCGGTCGAGGTGCTCGAGGACGCGGGCTTCCAGGTCCTCATCCAGGCGGAGCGACTCTGCTGCGGCAGGCCACTCTACGATTACGGAATGCTCGATCTGGCGAAGCGCAAGCTGCGCCAGATCCTCGACGACCTGCACGACGAGATCGAGCGCGGGACGCCGGTGGTCGGCCTGGAGCCGAGCTGCGTCTCGGTGCTCCGCGACGAGCTCCTCGGCCTCTTCCCGCACGACACCGACGCGCAGCGGCTCGCACAGCAGACGCACACGCTCGCGGGTTTCTTGCGGGCGCGGGCGCCGCACTGGCGGCCTCCGCCGCTGCGCCAGCGCGCGCTCGTCCACGGACATTGCCACCACAAGGCCGTGCTCCGCTGGGAGAAGGAGCAGGAGCTGATCCGGGCGGTGCTGCCGGATTGCGAGGTGGTCGACTCCGGGTGCTGCGGGATGGCGGGCTCGTTCGGTTACGAAGCGGACAAGTACGACGTGTCGATGCGCATCGGCGAGCGCCGTCTGCTTCCCAGGGTCCGCGAGGTGGACGACGAGACGCTGATCGTCTCCGACGGCTTCAGCTGCCACGGCCAGATCTCGACGACCGGCAAGCGGCCGCTACACATCGCGCAGGCGCTGCAGATGGCGGTCCGGCAGCGGAAACGCGAGCCCCGCGCATCGCGGATCGCCACGCGACGGGTACGCAGGAGGCGCGTCCTGCTGCGGCTCGCGCTCTTCGGAGCCGCCGCCTTCGCGGTGGCTGCTGTACGCATGCGCCGACGCGCGGGTTGATCCAGGTACGATCCGGAGGGATGCTGGGTTCGTTCATGCTCCCCGGGCGAGCGACAGCCGAAGGCACGGCGCGGTTCCGCGAGGACGCGGATTCGGCGTCAGGGCACTTCCGCGAAGCGGAAGGGCTGTCGGTGTCGTCGCTGGGTATCGGCACGTATCTGGGCCGCGACGACGCGAAGACCGACGCGCTCTACGCCGCCTCCGTCCGCCGCTCGATCCAGCTCGGCCTCAATGTCGTCGACACGGCGATCAACTATCGCAACCAGCGCAGCGAGCGCGCAGTCGGGGCGGCCCTGCGCGAGAGTGGGCAGCAGCGCGACGGGGTCGTGCTCTGCACCAAGGGCGGCTACCTCGCCTTCGACGGCGGGCGCCCGCACGATGCGCGTGCGTACGTCGAGGAGACGTTCCTCCGCAGCGGCATTCTGGAGGCTGACGACATCGTCGCCGGCTGCCACTCGCTGGCGCCACGTTTTCTCCAGGACCAGATCGACCGCAGCCGCCGCAACCTCGGTGTCGAATGCATCGACGTCTACTACCTGCACAATCCCGAGACGCAGCTCGGCGAAGTGCCTCGCCCCGAATTCCTGCGCCGGCTCCGCGTTGCATTCCAGGCGCTGGAGCGCGCGTGTGCCGACGGGCGCATCGGCTGGTACGGGACCGCGACCTGGAATGGCTACCGGGTCGAATCCGACGACGAGGAGCACCTCTCGCTCGCGGAAGTCCTCGCCGCCGCCCGCGACGTCGCCGGCGATCGGCACCGCTTCCGCGCCGTCCAGCTACCGTTCAACGTCGAAATGGACGAGGCCGCCACCTTGCGCAACCAGGACGGCTCGACCTTCCTCGAGGCCGCGCAGGCATCGCGGCTGATGGTGTTCGCTTCCGCGAGCGTGCTGCAAGGGCGGCTCACGCACGAGCTTCCCCAGGCGGTCCGCGATGCGCTGGCGGGCGTGGAAACGGACGCGCAGCGGGCCCTGCAGTTCGCCCGCAGCACGAAGGGGATCACCTGCGCGCTGGTCGGGATGAAAACGCCGGCTCATGTGGACGAGAACGCGGCGCTGGCAGGCGTCGAGCCGCTTTCGCTGTAGGAGGTGGAATGCTGGGGAGCCGCACGTCCGAAGAGTGAGCTTCGACCCGAGCCGGAATAGACGGCGTCTTCACGGTGAACATGCGCGCACGGCGCAGGAGCGAGAGCGTGCCCGTCACTGGAGCAAGCAGCCATCCCGCGAGCGCCCCGACCTTTCTCCGACGTCCACGCTTTCAAACTGCTGCGTGGACGTTCAGCGAGCACACTCAGTTGGGCATCGCGCGGAGGGGCGTGACCCGTCCCTGGGACAAGGCGGAATGCACCGGGCGCTCCTGCTTCACCACCGGCGGCCTGCGCGGTGCGGTCGCGGCATTGAACGACGCGAAGTCGGCCATCGCCATCGCCGCCATCACCACCCAGAGAATCGCGAGCGCGATCGGGAACCAGCTCTTCAACAGCCGCATGGCATCTCCTTCTGCGTGCCCTTCGTGAGGTCCTACGCAGCAGGAGTGTCCGCATTTCAGGCGTGGTTTCAGGCCGAAAGGGGGATCATTTCGCGCAACAGTGCGAGGGCGGCGGGGAACATCCGCTCCGCCCACACATCGTAGCCGAGGGCGCTGGGGTGGAAACCGTCCGGCGAGAAGAGCTCCGGGTGCCCGGGGAGGGCGTGGCGGCTCCAGTCGTACAGATCGACCAGCGACAATTTGTGCCGCGCCGCCGTGGCCGTGACGTGCTCGTTGAACAGCTCGATGCGGCGCTCGTAGAACGAACGCTCCACCATCCGCGCCACCGCAGGCGAAAGCGCAAGATCCGGCATGTTCGCGATGACGATGGGGGCGGCAAGCTTCCGCAACGGCACTACAATCTCTTCCAGGTTCACCGCGAAGGCATCGTCGGGACGCTGCAGGCCTACATCGTTGATCCCGATCCCGATGGTCACCAGGCGGGGCCGGGTACGCAGCGCGCGCGGCAGTTGGATCTCGATCACGTCGGAGGTCGTGGCGCCGCTGCCGCCGAGGTTGACGAGCTTCAGCGTCGGAAACGCTCCGCGGAGCTTCGCCGCGAGTCGTTCCGGATAGCCGCCGCCGCTCGGCGCGCCGATCCCGACCGCCGTGGAGTCGCCGAGCGCCAGATAGAGGAGTTCCGCCGGCACTGCGACAATGTAGGCATCGCGCAGTCTTGCCGGGCGGGTGCGACCGCCGCCTACCCTGGCCAACAAACAGGCGAATTTGCACCCCGATGCTAAGCTGGCAGGCGTCGATGATCTCAGGGAAGGACCTCCTCAACCAGTTCAAGGCTGCGTCGTGGAGGGCCCCCGACGAGGTGGAGCGATTCGTCGCGGAAGCGGAAGCGCCGCAGACCGCGGAGCTCCTGAAACTGCTGGACATCGTCACGGGAAAAGCGCCGGACGCGAGCGTGCAGCGCGCGCGGCTGACGGTGTTCGCGCGCTTGATCGACAAGAACCCGGACAAGGCGCTCTGCGCGCCGTTCGTGAAGGCGCTGAAGTCGGCGGAGCCGGCGCTGCGAACCACGCTCGCCGCGCTGCTGCCCAAGGTGAACAGCGCGACCGAGCACGCGGTGCTGGTCGACTACCTGCGCTCGTCCGATAGCGGGCTGCGCGCCACCGTCGCGCGTACCCTGCAGCAGCTCGGCGGCAGCCGCGCGCTGTTCGATCTGCTCGGCCGCGCGGTGGCCGAGGCGGGTTTCGCAGGCCGCATCGAAGCGATGGACGTCCTGGTAGGCTTCGCCAAGCAACAGGCGATCCCCGCCCTGCAAGCGGCGCTCATCTCCGGCTCGGCGGCGGAAAAGGTACACGCGCTCAAGCACCTCGGCAACGCCGCGGTGATGGGCAAGGACCCTGCCGCTGCCCTCAAGGCCATCGCGCCGCTGCTCGACGCGCAGAAGGAGCAGGAGGCGGTCGTCGTCCAGGCCGTCCTCGCCTTCTCGGCCCTCGCCACTGAGGATGACTGGTTCGAGTACGTGGGCATCTTCCTCGACTCCGACACGGTGGGAATGGTCAAGGCGGCGGTCGACGGACTGCGCCGCTTCAGCTCCGCCCGCGTGATGGCCGCGCTGGAGCGGAAGATGCGCGCCGGCCCGCGCGTCATCCGCCTCGCGGTGCTCGGAGCGCTGGAGGCCATCGGCACCGACGCCGTGCTGCCGCCGCTGGTCGACGCCCTCGCCCACAACCAGATCCCGGTGCGAAACCGCGCCGCCGAAGTTCTCAAGCAGCTCTCGATGGAGGGCAAGCTCGACGTCTCGCGGACGGTGATCTGGCTGCTGCGCAGCCGCGACGTCAACGTACGCCGGATGGCGACGGAGATCATCCGCACAGTCGCCGATCCCGATCAACAGCTCTGGCCAAAGCTGATGGGCGTGCTGCGGGACGAGGACTGGTGGGTGCGCGAGCGCGTCATGGACGCGCTGATCGAACTCGGCGGCGTTCGCCTCACGGCCCACGTCGTGTCCCTGCTCACGGATGCCAGCGACGTGATCCGGCGCTTCGCGGTCAGCGTGCTCGGCCGGATCAAGGATCCCAAGGCTTTGCGCTCGCTGGTGCAGATGGCCACCGAGGATACCGATTGGTGGGTGAAGGAGACCGCCATCGAGTCGGTGGCTGCGATCAACGACGCGCGCACGGTCCCGCACCTCCTGCACATCATGGCTGCAGATGCCGACGTGCAGCCGGTGTGCATCCAGGCGCTGATCGACATGGGCGTGAAGACAGCAAGCCCGCAGGTTGCGTCCCTCTGCGCATCGGAAAGCGCGGACGTGCGGTACCTGGTGGTGAAGTATCTCGACAAGTTCGATGCCAGCGATCAGTCGGGGGCGGTGGCGAAACTGAACGACGATCCGCATCCCAAAGTGCGCTCAGCGGCGCGCGATCTGATCACCCGCTGGCGGATCACTGCCCAAGGGAAGCCAGCGCACGCGGTCCCGCTGCTCGACCGGCTCCTCCTTCAGCTCGCACAGGCCGAGGGCGACGACCTGATCATCGCTTCCGGCAAGCCCGTGTTCATGAAGAAGGTCGGACGCGTCAACGCCGTGAACGCGACGCCGCTGGAAGAAGAGCAGGTCAAGGCGCTGCTTTTGCCGCATCTCTCCACCGACCAGCTGATGGCGCTGCAGGCGATGCAGGACGTCGACTACTCGCACGAGGTGAAGAGCGAGGGGCTACGGTTTCGCGCCAACA
This region of Deltaproteobacteria bacterium genomic DNA includes:
- a CDS encoding FAD-binding protein gives rise to the protein MPSLQTLVRLRPRSLESRAEVDVRALERKLRQRTSGEVRFDAGSRALYATDASNYRQVPIGVVLPRTARDVIEAVACARDAGAPIVARGGGTSLAGQCCNVALVIDTSKYLDRILWLDPSRRRARVQPGVILDRLRERAEAHHLTFAPDPATHNHCTLGGMIGNNSCGVHSVMGGVTSDNVVELDVLLYDGTRLTVGPTTPDELEQICAGDGRRGEIYRQLRALRDRHSASIRSRFPMIPRRVSGYDLPQLLPERGFNVARALVGTEGTCALVLAATVRLVHSPPCRSLLVLGYEDVYHAADHIPEVMEAEPIGCEGIDELLVQQMKWKGIHPDDVKLLPEGRGWLMVEFGGETREEADAKARKLMDRLRGGPSMKLFDTKSEEKHLWRVREAGLGATARKENGKENWEGWEDSSVPPARLGEYLRRLRKLFDDYGYDGALYGHFGQGCVHTRIDFDLRTADGIAKYRRFISDAVDLVVAHGGSISGEHGDGQSKAEFLPRMYGPELVDAFEEFKRIWDPDWKLNPGKVVRPNRIDDDLRIGAHYRPPTPRTHFHYQEDDYSFAKASARCVGIGECRKTDAGTMCPSYMVTMEEMHSTRGRAHLLFEMLQGNPLRGGWRDPAVKEALDLCLACKGCKGECPVNVDIATYKAEFLAHYYAGRLRPRSAYAMGLIHWWSRIASRVPSVANAISRTPVFKWAGGVALSREVPKFAPQTFRSWFEARPRVGGAGERVLLWADTFNNFFHPEVAQAAVEVLEDAGFQVLIQAERLCCGRPLYDYGMLDLAKRKLRQILDDLHDEIERGTPVVGLEPSCVSVLRDELLGLFPHDTDAQRLAQQTHTLAGFLRARAPHWRPPPLRQRALVHGHCHHKAVLRWEKEQELIRAVLPDCEVVDSGCCGMAGSFGYEADKYDVSMRIGERRLLPRVREVDDETLIVSDGFSCHGQISTTGKRPLHIAQALQMAVRQRKREPRASRIATRRVRRRRVLLRLALFGAAAFAVAAVRMRRRAG
- a CDS encoding aldo/keto reductase, with amino-acid sequence MLGSFMLPGRATAEGTARFREDADSASGHFREAEGLSVSSLGIGTYLGRDDAKTDALYAASVRRSIQLGLNVVDTAINYRNQRSERAVGAALRESGQQRDGVVLCTKGGYLAFDGGRPHDARAYVEETFLRSGILEADDIVAGCHSLAPRFLQDQIDRSRRNLGVECIDVYYLHNPETQLGEVPRPEFLRRLRVAFQALERACADGRIGWYGTATWNGYRVESDDEEHLSLAEVLAAARDVAGDRHRFRAVQLPFNVEMDEAATLRNQDGSTFLEAAQASRLMVFASASVLQGRLTHELPQAVRDALAGVETDAQRALQFARSTKGITCALVGMKTPAHVDENAALAGVEPLSL
- a CDS encoding SGNH/GDSL hydrolase family protein; translated protein: MPAELLYLALGDSTAVGIGAPSGGGYPERLAAKLRGAFPTLKLVNLGGSGATTSDVIEIQLPRALRTRPRLVTIGIGINDVGLQRPDDAFAVNLEEIVVPLRKLAAPIVIANMPDLALSPAVARMVERSFYERRIELFNEHVTATAARHKLSLVDLYDWSRHALPGHPELFSPDGFHPSALGYDVWAERMFPAALALLREMIPLSA
- a CDS encoding PilT/PilU family type 4a pilus ATPase, yielding MLSWQASMISGKDLLNQFKAASWRAPDEVERFVAEAEAPQTAELLKLLDIVTGKAPDASVQRARLTVFARLIDKNPDKALCAPFVKALKSAEPALRTTLAALLPKVNSATEHAVLVDYLRSSDSGLRATVARTLQQLGGSRALFDLLGRAVAEAGFAGRIEAMDVLVGFAKQQAIPALQAALISGSAAEKVHALKHLGNAAVMGKDPAAALKAIAPLLDAQKEQEAVVVQAVLAFSALATEDDWFEYVGIFLDSDTVGMVKAAVDGLRRFSSARVMAALERKMRAGPRVIRLAVLGALEAIGTDAVLPPLVDALAHNQIPVRNRAAEVLKQLSMEGKLDVSRTVIWLLRSRDVNVRRMATEIIRTVADPDQQLWPKLMGVLRDEDWWVRERVMDALIELGGVRLTAHVVSLLTDASDVIRRFAVSVLGRIKDPKALRSLVQMATEDTDWWVKETAIESVAAINDARTVPHLLHIMAADADVQPVCIQALIDMGVKTASPQVASLCASESADVRYLVVKYLDKFDASDQSGAVAKLNDDPHPKVRSAARDLITRWRITAQGKPAHAVPLLDRLLLQLAQAEGDDLIIASGKPVFMKKVGRVNAVNATPLEEEQVKALLLPHLSTDQLMALQAMQDVDYSHEVKSEGLRFRANIFYQLGGLSGVFRRIRGTLPQFEKLGLPPLVRTFGDLKNGLVLVGGPTGSGKSTTLAALIDYINRTASRHIIALEDPIEVIHKRKESLVNQREVGSHTRTFAAALRSTLREDPNVILVGEMRDLPTIEFTVVAAETGHLVFGTVHTVSAATTVDRIVSAFPPGQQQQVRSTLADSLRAVVCQYLMKEKTGPGRVLAVELLVNNEAVSNLIRKGKAFQLPSVISTSREQGMQLMDSDLMRLVKENRISAADAYVKALSKKDFEPLLDAEEKLAQQKRIPIFKPSAAIPTRPQPIAAVRTAPATRKE